The genomic stretch CTTTTGATGTCACATTTATGGCCTGCCTCCCCAACATGGTGGTCATGGCTGCTTCTGACGAGGCAGAGCTCTTTCACATGGTTGCCACTGCTGCTGCAATAGATGATCGGCCCAGTTGTTTCCGATACCCGAGAGGGAACGGGATTGGTGTTCAGCTACCGTCAGGGAATAAAGGCGTTCCACTTGAGGTAACTTTCAACTGAGTTTCTGCTGTCTCAATAgtgaaaaaatatttcaatgcACATCATCTGAAAAATTTGGAAATGGCTTGCCATTTTCTTACAGGTTGGAAAGGGCAGGATACTGATAGAGGGTGAAAGAGTGGCACTCTTGGGCTACGGAACAGCAGTTCAGAGCTGTTTGGCTGCAGCATCTTTAGCGGAATCCCATGGCTTAAGGCTAACAGTTGTGGATGCACGCTTTTGCAAGCCGTTGGATCGTGCCCTTATTCGCAGCCTAGCCAAATCACACGACGTCTTAATTACAGTTGAAGAAGGATCAATTGGGGGATTTGGGTCTCATGTTGCTCAGTTCCTGGCCCTTGATGGCCTTCTTGATGGAAAACTAAAGGTAAGAATCTAAACATTGTTGTAGAAATCTCACGCGACGGTTGAAATTGGATTGAAACaccaaaattatgttttttccATGGACTTACAAGTGAACTTTCCTCTGCAGTGGAGACCTTTGGTACTGCCTGATCGGTACATTGACCATGGATCACCTGCTGACCAACTGGCTGAAGCTGGTCTTACACCATCTCATATTGCAGCAACAGTGTTCAACATACTGGGACAAACAAGAGAGGCGCTGGAGATCATGTCAtaagaaaatttagaaagagGGGGTTCAGGTTTCACTCCCAACAATGTACAAAATAAATCTGTATTGATTTATCTTTCATGTATCATTTTTTGTATAAAAGTAGTGTCAGCATATGAATGTAAGCTAGCCAATCCAACTAGTTAAAAGGAAACAAGAGTTTCAATTATACTATAATTTCAAAAGCATTAACGTGTGAAACAAAAGCTGTTGCtgcctcttttttctttttcttttttcctaggCAGCAGCTATTGAAGCCTCTTGCTTGGTCAATTTATTGATCAGGTGTGAACTGCTTGATAATCCAGTTCTTTGTTCTTCTGAAAGTCCATGCCAGCCGCATTGCCTAGAAGTCATTTCAATTTTGGAATAAATACTGCTCTTTGATTGTGGATTGAAAAGGATGTATATTGGCATATTGCCATGCATTTGCATTTTAGGAGTAAATCAGGCGATATTCAGTTATAGGCCCAACACAAATCTGATCCACGTCTTTCAATATCTCTGCCGACTTTCCTCAACAATTCGGTGGTCAAAATAAGTACCCTGATAGCTACCtcaattacatatatatatatatatatatccaaatgaTTATCACATTCTTGATTTGATGGAAGAAAGAATGAGGGGTCTTATGAGAATGCTATTAAAGAATATTTGTTGTTATCGTGttcaacaatgatgaataatatgaaattaaaaagagagatCTATAGAGAGTCAAGACACGGATTTACGTAGTTTAATAAGACGCTTATGTTCAtagagagtgcggctatattttgctattaatgattcagtgttatatatatatatatatatatatataaattctaaTTGTActaatgtattttaaaaaactccaaaataccCTGTTTACTTTGCTTTATTTACTCAATCAACTACTAATATTCCAATATTACTTTCTATACTTGAAAAATTATGAACTACTAATTCCAACGACACGTAACCTTTGTTCTGGTTAATGAAGCAATCCGGTACCTCAATTATGTACCTGTGATGCTGGTGGTTGGCTAGATCTCTATATGCTGGTTAAAGAGGTAGCGTTATCAGTGTGCTGCCATGTCCTGACGAGTGGAAGATGAACACCTCcattgctttttcttttgtctttttatcGTGGGAGTGGATGGATAAATCCAATGAAGTATGTCGTTTGCTGTCAACGCAGAATACGCAATAAGAGAGTTATATGTTTCTTGGTGCTTATTGCTGGCACAGACAAAAGGGGTCATTTCAGGTTTGGCGAGAGGGGCACAACACTAACCTCTGAACTTGGTCACAACTTTATTCACGTGTACCAATCCATTTATTGACACGTGTACAGCAAAAGAAAGAGTGGGAGGCCTGGTtgccaataaagaaaaaaagaaaaaaagaaaaaaagaaaaagatgtcaATTAAGTGGACTTTTGTTTGTATTCAGCAATTGCCTTTTGTCACTCTCACCGTCTCATTGAAAGAAATCCTTCCAAATCCAAAACCTACATGCAGGGACTCCAAATTCATGTCAAGTTAAAAACACAACTATTTAGATTTTAGACCAACACAAACCCTCAACGCGTCTTCACACCATCGATCCCCCACAAATTGTCCACGCGGCCATTTCTTTTCCCTTCGTTTGTAGTTGAATGCATCTGAGATGGAAAATGCTAAAGACACAACTATTTTGCCCAACTTTAAGCCAACTTTTgcgttattttttaatttaaaaaataacgagattagaaataaaatttttttcctagagctataatttttattttggttattctttttttttggtatttttttaaaaataaaaactatattttgcttcagaaactttttccttattttttaatttaaaaaataacaaaattataaaattttctgaagcaataatctTTATTTTGgcccttcttttatttggtatttttttttttaaaaaatatcaaataaaagaaaattattggttcagaaacttttttaatttttaatttgttttttttttaattaaaaaataagaaaaaagttggcccCAAGTTGGGGCTGTATCATTCATTGTCTAAGATATGCTATagtgaaataaaagaattatttttggtttataaaagtcttaggtggcaaGAAGTCACAAGCTTATCAGTGGGTGGGGCCACAACAACTACAGATGTGGCATGTAACTTCttgccacctaagacttttatgggccaaaaatagtctttttattgcactatagcattttTCGAATAGAAATGCTTGGTGTTCTTTTAGTATTCTCATAACTATGATGTgcattttaaaatcatcaataaattaaaagtcaataatgattcaacggtaattttaaaagccacattacagtTAAGAGAACACTAAGAAAACACCCAACATTTCCTTTTCTCGAATGTGTCTTGTGANNNNNNNNNNNNNNNNNNNNNNNNNNNNNNNNNNNNNNNNNNNNNNNNNNNNNNNNNNNNNNNNNNNNNNNNNNNNNNNNNNNNNNNNNNNNNNNNNNNNAAGCTCAATAAGGTGTGAAATTATGTATTGGAGTAAATACACTCATTACATGTATGAAAGAATACCCGTGTTGCTGAACTGAGTTACAAAAACTGGGTCTTATTcgtttcttttgtttgatttgaaaTTTCAGTTATTTTCAAGTTTGCATACATCATACGCATAAATAAATGGCTGTTTTGTTCTGAATAGGTACAGGCCAAGAAAAGGCCAGGTGGGGTTTGTGCATCGCTATCAGAGAGGGGGGAGGAGTATCATTCACAGAGACCGCCAACTCCTCTCTTGGACACCATAAACTATCCAATTCACATGAAAAATCTATCAATTAAGGTACAAAACCGCAAGCATGTGGCTGGTAGAAATTCATTCCAAGAGGAGCTAGCTTCCTTTATTTGAATAGAACGTATCTGAAACTTCATACAAATTCTTGACGCAGGAGCTGAAACAACTCGCGGATGAACTGCGGTCTGATGTCATCTTTAATGTTTCTAAGACTGGAGGTCACCTAGGCTCGAGTCTTGGTGTTGTCGAACTCACCGTGGCTCTCCATTATGTCTTTAACGCCCCCCAAGATAAGATATTATGGGATGTTGGTCACCAGGTTCCAATCTCACCTTCCTTAGGTTCTCCTTTGTGTTGAGCAAACTTGTTTAACGTATCAAAAAACACAATATCTATAGGAGAATTGGTCTCAATTGTATACTACTTTTAACTTATTCCCAGGCTTACCCACACAAGATCCTGACTGGAAGAAGAGATAAGATGCACACTATAAGGCAGACAAATGGGTTATCAGGGTTCACAAAGCGCTCGGAGAGTGAATTTGATTGCTTTGGCACGGGTCACAGTTCTACCACCATCTCTGCAGGACTTGGTAATTCTTTGTAGAACATTAAGTTTAACTGAGCTCGATATGTTCTGGTTTATGGCTGTGTTTATCTTATCCTTAGACTGTTGTGCTGCTCGGAAAGTTCCAGAAAACTCTTTTAGCAATTGTATTTACAGCATAAGAAGATCCGTAAGTTGTTGTGGCAACAATTATACAATTcttcaaaatgaagaaaagtgGCTTCTTTTAATGTTTGTGTTTATGGTTATTTATGGGATGCTAAATGTTTTACATAGCTCATATACTGATATCATGAAGCTTCTTCACAATATGACGTGCTAACTTCATTCATAAAATATCCTcacctttttccttgaaattaCAAACCAATTGACTGTGAATGGCTTGCTGATCTCTCAATCTCAATTGCAATTGATAGAGCATAAAGTTTGGTCTCTTCTTGGTTTTAACTTTTGGTATGTTATTGGGCAACAGGAATGGCTGTAGGGAGGGATCTAAAGGGaagaaagaataatgttattgcTGTTATAGGTGATGGTGCCATGACAGCTGGGCAAGCTTATGAAGCCATGAATAATGCCGGGTACCTTGATTCTGACATGATTGTCATTCTTAATGACAATAAACAGGTTTCTTTACCCACTGCCACTCTCGATGGGCCCATACCACCTGTAGGAGCTTTGAGCAGTGCTCTTAGTAGGTTGCAATCTAACAGGCCTCTCAGAGAATTAAGAGAGGTTGCCAAGGTACATAGCAATAAACATGAGAAATAACAAAGAAATCACTTTCAATCATAATATGTGATTGAAActgagattatttttatttttactgagATTGTTGCAGGGAGTTACAAAACAAATTGGTGGTCCAATGCATGAACTTGCTGCTAAAGTTGATGAATATGCTCGTGGGATGATCAGTGGTTCTGGATCAACGCTATTTGAAGAGCTTGGATTATATTATATAGGTCCTGTTGATGGTCACAACATAGATGATGTAGTTGCCATTCTCAAAGAGGTTAAAAGTACCAAATCAACAGGTCCGGTTCTGATCCATGTCGTCACTGAGAAGGGCAGGGGATACCCATATGCAGAGAAAGCAGCAGACAAGTATCATGGTAAATACAGAACTTAAAATtcgcgatttttttttttttttaaattatgagcGCGGGGAGGGGGGGTGGTGTTGGTTGAGGATCTGGGTATTTATATCGAAcctgatatatatttttattttattttattggcatttatttttcttgggaTTTTCTTAGCATTTGAGTGCACAAAGTGTCACTTGTGGTTCTTGCTTGATAGGAAAATACTTggaagtaccaaaaaaaaaagagaaaaaattgtttatttcaAATTCTATGTAAAGAAAAAGTGTCCCCCTTTAAATgcttaataaatttttgtttcatgtatataGTCACATAAGAGTGAGCTTGCTTGCTTAGCAAATGAATATTCTTGGTTCTGCTTTTGCAGGAGTCGCCAAATTTGATCCAGCAACTGGGAAGCAATTCAAAACCAAGGCTCCTACACAGTCTTACACGACATACTTCGCGGAAGCTTTGATTGCAGAAGCAGAAGCGGACAAAGATGTTGTTGCAATCCATGCTGCAATGGGAGGCGGAACAGGCCTGAATCTCTTCCTTCGCCGTTTCCCAACAAGATGCTTTGATGTTGGGATAGCAGAACAGCACGCCGTTACTTTTGCTGCAGGTCTGGCCTGTGAAGGCCTTAAACCCTTCTGTGCAATTTACTCATCTTTCATGCAGAGGGCTTATGACCAGGCAAGCCACATcacttctttgaatttttcttatCATTGTTCTGTTGAATTTGATATAATGATATTGGTGATAGTATTACTAACTTATGATCcgattctaaaaaaattatacacaGGTAGTACATGATGTGGATCTGCAGAAATTGCCGGTGAGATTTGCAATGGACAGAGCTGGACTTGTTGGAGCAGATGGTCCCACACATTGTGGTTCTTTTGATGTCACATTTATGGCCTGCCTCCCCAACATGGTGGTCATGGCTCCTTCTGACGAGGCAGAGCTCTTTCACATGGTTGCCACTGCTGCTGCAATAGATGATCGGCCCAGTTGTTTCCGATACCCGAGAGGGAACGGGATTGGTGTTCAGCTACCGTCAGGGAATAAAGGCGTTCCACTTGAGGTAACTTTCAACTGAGTTTCTGCTGTCTCAATAgtgaaaaaatatttcaatgcACATCATCTGAAAAATTTGGAAATGGCTTGCCATTTTCTTACAGGTTGGAAAGGGCAGGATACTGATAGAGGGTGAAAGAGTGGCACTCTTGGGCTACGGAGCAGCAGTTCAGAGCTGTTTGGCTGCAGCATCTTTAGCGGAATCCCATGGCTTAAGGCTAACAGTTGTGGATGCACGCTTTTGCAAGCCGTTGGATCGTGCCCTTATTCGCAGCCTAGCCAAATCACACGACGTCTTAATTACAGTTGAAGAAGGATCAATTGGGGGATTTGGGTCTCATGTTGCTCAGTTCCTGGCCCTTGATGGCCTTCTTGATGGAAAACTAAAGGTAAGAATCTAAACATTGTTGTAGAAATCTCACGCGACGGTTGAAATTGGATTGAAACaccaaaattatgttttttccATGGACTTACAAGTGAACTTTCCTCTGCAGTGGAGACCTTTGGTACTGCCTGATCGGTACATTGACCATGGATCACCTGCTGACCAACTGGCTGAAGCTGGTCTTACACCATCTCATATTGCAGCAACAGTGTTCAACATACTGGGACAAACAAGAGAGGCGCTGGAGATCATGTCAtaagaaaatttagaaagagGGGGTTCAGGTTTCACTCCCAACAATGTACAAAATAAATCTGTATTGATTTATCTTTCATGTATCATTTTTTGTATAAAAGTAGTGTCAGCATATGAATGTAAGCTAGCCAATCCAACTAGTTAAAAGGAAACAAGAGTTTCAATTATACTATAATTTCAAAAGCATTAACGTGTGAAACAAAAGCTGTTGCTgcctctttttcctttttcttttttcctaggCAGCAGCTATTGAAGCCTCTTGCTTGGTCAATTTATTGATCAGGTGTGAACTGCTTGATAATCCAGTTCTTTGTTCTTCTGAAAGTCCATGCCAGCCGCATTGCCTAGAAGTCATTTCAATTTTGGAATAAATACTGCTCTTTGATTGTGGATTGAAAAGGATGTATATTGGCATATTGCCATGCATTTGCATTTTAGGAGTAAATCAGGCGATATTCAGTTATAGGCCCAACACAAATCTGATCCACGTCTTTCAATATCTCTGCCGACTTTCCTCAACAATTCGGTGGTCAAAATAAGTACCCTGATAGCTACCtcaattacatatatatatatatatatatccaaatgaTTATCACATTCTTGATTTGATGGAAGAAAGAATGAGGGGTCTTATGAGAATGCTATTAAAGAATATTTGTTGTTATCGTGttcaacaatgatgaataatatgaaattaaaaagagagatCTATAGAGAGTCAAGACACGGATTTACGTAGTTTAATAAGACGCTTATGTTCAtagagagtgcggctatattttgctattaatgattcagtgttatatatatatatatatatatatataaattctaaTTGTActaatgtattttaaaaaactccaaaataccCTGTTTACTTTGCTTTATTTACTCAATCAACTACTAATATTCCAATATTACTTTCTATACTTGAAAAATTATGAACTACTAATTCCAACGACACGTAACCTTTGTTCTGGTTAATGAAGCAATCCGGTACCTCAATTATGTACCTGTGATGCTGGTGGTTGGCTAGATCTCTATATGCTGGTTAAAGAGGTAGCATTATCAGTGTGCTGCCATGTCCTGACGAGTGGAAGATGAACACCTCcattgctttttcttttgtctttttatcGTGGGAGTGGATGGATAAATCCAATGAAGTATGGCGTTTGCTGTCAACGCAGAATACGCAATAATAGAGTTATATGTTTCTTGGTGGTTATTGCTGGCACAGACAAAA from Corylus avellana chromosome ca1, CavTom2PMs-1.0 encodes the following:
- the LOC132181602 gene encoding probable 1-deoxy-D-xylulose-5-phosphate synthase, chloroplastic, producing the protein MCLLNKVQAKKRPGGVCASLSERGEEYHSQRPPTPLLDTINYPIHMKNLSIKELKQLADELRSDVIFNVSKTGGHLGSSLGVVELTVALHYVFNAPQDKILWDVGHQAYPHKILTGRRDKMHTIRQTNGLSGFTKRSESEFDCFGTGHSSTTISAGLGMAVGRDLKGRKNNVIAVIGDGAMTAGQAYEAMNNAGYLDSDMIVILNDNKQVSLPTATLDGPIPPVGALSSALSRLQSNRPLRELREVAKGVTKQIGGPMHELAAKVDEYARGMISGSGSTLFEELGLYYIGPVDGHNIDDVVAILKEVKSTKSTGPVLIHVVTEKGRGYPYAEKAADKYHGVAKFDPATGKQFKTKAPTQSYTTYFAEALIAEAEADKDVVAIHAAMGGGTGLNLFLRRFPTRCFDVGIAEQHAVTFAAGLACEGLKPFCAIYSSFMQRAYDQVVHDVDLQKLPVRFAMDRAGLVGADGPTHCGSFDVTFMACLPNMVVMAPSDEAELFHMVATAAAIDDRPSCFRYPRGNGIGVQLPSGNKGVPLEVGKGRILIEGERVALLGYGAAVQSCLAAASLAESHGLRLTVVDARFCKPLDRALIRSLAKSHDVLITVEEGSIGGFGSHVAQFLALDGLLDGKLKWRPLVLPDRYIDHGSPADQLAEAGLTPSHIAATVFNILGQTREALEIMS